Genomic segment of Pongo pygmaeus isolate AG05252 chromosome 1, NHGRI_mPonPyg2-v2.0_pri, whole genome shotgun sequence:
gtgcagtggtgcaatctccgcccactgcaaccaccacctcctgggttcaagcgattctcctgcctcagcctcccgagtagctgggattacagacatgtgccaccacacccagctaatattttttgtatttttagtagagatggggtttcaccgtgttggccaggctggtctcaaaaactcctgacctcaggtgatccaccacctcatcctcccaaagtgctgggattacaggtgtgagccaccatgcccggcttgagTCTTGATCAGAGTAAACTTTGGCAGGAACTTGAGAGCTCCAAGGTTGTCTTATGGCTGGCCAAGTTACATTTCCCTCTtgcccctccctttctctctctacaGAGGAGCTCATGGGCATTTCACCCACATCTCCAAAAGAGGCAAAGGTTCCTGTGGCCAAAACTTCTACATTCCCTGAAGGAGGACCTGGTCCCCAGAGCCCCTGTGAAGAGAATCTGGTGACTTCAGTTGAGCCCCCAGCAGAGGTGACTCCATCAGAGAGCAGTGAGAGCATCTCCCTCGTGACACAGATCGCCAACCCGGCCACTGCACCTGAGGCACGAGTGCTGCCCAAGGACCTGTCCCAAAAGCTGCTAGAGGCCTCTTTGGAGGAACAGGGCCTGGCTGTGGATGTGGGCGAGACTGGACCCCCACCCCCTATTCACTCCAAGCCCCTAACCCCTGCTGGCCACCCCAGCggcccagagcccaggcctcCAGCCAGAGTAGAGACTCTGAGGGAGGAGGCGCCCACAGACTTACGGGTGTTTGAGCTGAACTCGGACAGTGGGAAGTCTACACCCTCCAACAATGGAAAGAAAGGTAGGTCTGGAGGTCCAAGCCCAGAGGGTTGTGTGGGGTCAGGGCCAACTCCCGAGGCAGATTTGTCTCCTTGTCCCTTCTTAGGATACTATGagcagatttttttcatttctgataatgATGACAGCTGCTATATATTGACTGTTTGCTAACATATTTCATTAATTCTAAGTTGCACATAATCTCAGAAATAAGAATGCATCTTCAATTGTTGGCATCTTAAGAGTCAACAAAACAAGTTTGATGCCAGATCCCATGCTAAATATGTTATATGGCACCTAATTTCTCActattattgtcctcattttccaaatgaagaaagtgaggcCCAAAAAtattaggtaacttgcccaagttcacatggCCAGGAGGCCCAGATTCAGAACCAGGGCTGTCTGACTCAAGCCCATGCCCTTAACTAGCACACTGTGCCAATTTCTATCTTTTTGGACAATTTAACCTTACCCTGGCTTGGGAATCCCAGTGACGTTGATGTTAAGGGTCTTCTTCCTGTGTAACCTTAGGAAAGTCATTCAGCTTCCCCAAGCcttcattattataaaatatataaacaaaactcATACCTacagtttaaagaagaaataatgaacaCCCATGAACTTACAGTGACCCAGCTTGAATAATGGAGCTTCAGTTTCTTATCTGTATAATGGAATTTTAGACTGGAGACTCTGAGTTTATGTCAAAGAGCAACCTCTGTAACTGCAGGAATTAAAGGACAAGGATAGCCTTGGTGTCAGCCTTTTTGCCACATCCAAAATACCACTTCAGGGATGGCTGATTATCACTAAGAACCCCCACCCAGCCCCCCACCACCTGCACACTTcacacacacatcctcctgtCTTTGCTAACACTCAGCACCAGCCACAGCCACAAAGCTTGCCCAGCAGGTAAGGCCTGGCCTGCTGGTGCAGTAAGGGACTGGTTTGCCACAGTGGATGGGAAAtggaccccaccccacccctaacCTATTCCCTGATGGAAACCATGGAGTTTCCAGTCTCCAGCCCAGTGCCTCCCTTCTGACTCTGATCAGTGAGGTCATCCATTGGGCTCctacctgtttgtttttttttttttttgaggcagagtctcactctcgcctaggctggagtgcagtggcgcgatctcggctcactgcaacctccgcctcccaggttcgcgccattctcctgcctcagcctcccgagtagctgggactacaggcgcatgctgccacgcccggctaattttttgtatttttagtagagatggggtttcactgtgttagccaggatggtctcgatctcctgaccttgtgatctgcctgccttggccttccaaagtgctgtgattacaggcgtgagccaccgtgcccggcctgagcgCCTACCTGTTCTTCATGAGACACTGAGTGGGAGAGGGGCAGAAGCCCCAGCCTTTGTGAGGAAGCATAAAGCAGGATGGGCCAGTCTGGTACTGGAGGAGttcagagaaagaaggaatctcTGGACATCTGCAGTGCTTCGCTGAGGAGACAAGCCTTGTATAGGAGAGTTGGCGAGTTTGGGGCAGGTGCAGGGGAGTGGTAGTCTAAGCTGAGGAGGCCTACAAAGACCAGCTAGCAAAGGGCATGGGGCATGTTTAAGGGGCGTTGACCTAAACCCACTCTTCTGTATTCTCTCCCAGGAGAAGGAGGTACAAGAAGTGTGAGTGGGTTGACTCAGAAATAGAACTTCAGAATTTAAAACCTTAAGCTGGATTCAGAAGGTTGGCCTTGGGGCCATAAAGCAGCAGAGCATGGATGCTAAGGGTGTGGGTTCTGGAGTTCAGACAgttttgggttcaaatcccaactttGTTCATAAGTGATGTGACTTCAGAAAGATTACTAATCTTCTCTAAGCCTTTGTTTGCTCCTCAATAAACGGGATAATTGTTTCATGATAGATCCTCAGTCAGAGCAGAATTAAGCAGAGCCCTGCTTTGGGGAAATGGTAATAGAGGTAACATTCTCTGAGCACTTTCTGTGTGTCTAGATCTGTGCTAAGCACTTGATATGCATATTACTCAATCCTTACAAAAGCCCTGTGAGATCTGTGTACTTTTTCTCATACTTCTAGTGGTAGGAACCTGAGATCAGTGACCCACCCAGTAAATATTTCAGACAGTGTGAAATAGTCCTGTAGAAGAGGGAAGAGTAGGTGATGGGCCTGACAGGTGTAATAGGGTTGCTGGGTGGATGGTCCCAGGGCCCATTGAGGTTGTGATTGTAGATTTTAAATGAGACCATgaacctgttttatttttgttcagcCACATTCAGTTGCTCAGGTGCAGGAACAGAGCAGATGGGGAGTTGGATCTAATTAGGTTCAAGTTTAGCCAGGTAAAATCAGTggatgaaaagaagaaagtccgctgggcatggtggctcacacctataattgcAGTACTTAAgggaggcgaggcaggtggatcacttgagcccaggagtttaagaccagccctggcattgtggtgaaaccccatctctacagaaaatacaaaaaattagccagatgtggtggcacgtgcctgtagtcccagctactcgggaggctgaggtgggaggatcacctgagtggggaggttgaggctgcagtgagttgagatgactgcactgccctccagcctgggtgacagaactgagaccctgtctcaaaaaaatggaaagaaaagaaagtatatgcAAGAAGTGATAAGAGTGATGCCTCATGGAATCTGAGCTGAGTAAGGGAGAGAATGAGGGATAGTGAAACAGTTGGAGGGTTACAAATTATAGGTTTCATTTGGAATTGGGCTACAAAGGGTGATCAGAAAAAATCAGTAGTGGTTGGAGACTGGATGGAATTGAAATTATAGGAGAGGTAAACATAAGCTCTTAACCACTCTGCTATGCTGCCTCTGCTGCCCTCAGGGCCTGTGAAAGGAGAGGCTGAGGATGTGCTACAGAGGACCCACAAGAAACAACTGTAGTCAGATGGGAGGAAGCCAGAGTCTTGGACTAGGCTGGAACAGTGGGAACACAGTAGAGGAAATAAATCTTAAAAGGAAGAATGGGGGCTTGGAGACAAAGTGACTCCTTTTTCCTATTGGGCCGACGTCCTAGGGTGACATAAGGCTTGGTCTCTGGGTATAGCAGAGTCTCTTGGGGTACCCTAGCCAAAGGGTTTTACTGGGTCCCAGGGTGATCCCTGTCATTGCAGAGCTGCTTTCCACCTACGTTTTGTCACAGGATTCGTCTGTTCTGAGAGACTGGACTTCTTTCtgcagaggaggggaggagagattGGGGCAGGCCTGTGGCCTGGAAGGAGCCTGGAGGTTAAGACCTCCCATCATGACTGTGTGACCTAAGAGCAGTTTTGCCTCTATTTCTTAACTGGGGAAGCAGAGAGCCaattaaacagaataaaatgagCTGTGAGTGACAGCACTACAAAGTTAGCAATCACCTGAAAACTTCCATTTTCAAAACCAAACCAGTAGAACTCCATCCTGAAGTCTTAAATTGTAGCATAGGCCACCTCTCTGCCACATGCACGTTGTAATGGAGATCTTATTGCTCTCCTTGTGTGACAGGATAGGACGGTGGAAGGAGGCAGATGGCAGAGAGAGCCCAGCTTCACAGCTCCCTGCGCCACCTGaagccttcatttcctcatctatatacTGGGACTGTTACTACTCACCCAAGAGGTAGATGTGGAATATTCCAGAAATGTTAGTGGATACTCTGTTCTCTACCCCTGAAAGGGTCTGCCTTAGCATTTACGCCTGAAGAGACGGTTTCAGGTCCCTAGAGGGCAACCTGAGGTTAGGGAAAGCTGTCATGGCCACAACCAAAACCCTGAAGTGAGGAAGCAGCCAAGAGTCCAGCTAACCCACAGGAAGCCTGTGGTGACAGCCAGATGAATGTCACCTAAGTGTCCTGAAGGCACAGAGAGATGTAGGTGCAGAGTCAGAAGAACTGGGTCTTGGCTGCCCTGACTTGCTGAGGTACCATGTACAGAATGACTTAACTCTGAGACAAGGCCCTTAGAAGAAAGGCAGCACCATTCATTACATAgccatgtgtatgtatgtaatagGCACTTTATATTCATGCCTCTAATTCTAACACCATTGTTTCTCAAATGGCAGGCCCAGGTctacacacagtcacacacttACCTGCTTATAATGCGGCCTTCCCAGCCACCAGCTGGACCTGCTGAGTCTTCGCTGGGACTCGGGTGGGCAGGGTAGGAGTCTGCATTTTAATATGCTTCTCCAGTGGTTCTTTGCAGAGGGTGCTTTTatccatattttataaatagacTGAAGCCCACAATCATTTGCCCAAGACTACACAGTAAAGGAGTAGGTATTCAACCCAGGTCTGCCTGGCCCCAGAGACCATGCTCTGGCTAGAAGAGAGGACGATGCAGGATACCATATAAGGAATGTGGGAGTGAGGCTGAGGGGTAGGTCTCAGCGCGGAGGCATCTGGTGAGGAGTAGGTCGGAGAAGAAGAAACGGAGATGTTTACTGGTCATGCCACTGGAGGATCAGGGACCCACTCTTTTTAAAGATACTTAAAAGactacaggccgggtgcggtggctcacgcctgtaatctcagcactttgggaagctgaggcgggcagatcacgaggtcaggagatcgagaccatcctggctaacacggtgaaaccccatctctactaaaaatacaaaaaattagccgggcatggtggcgggcgcctgtagtcccagctacttgggaggctgaggcaggagaatggcgtgaacccgggaggcagaggttgcagtgagccgagattgtgtcactgcactccagcctgggcgagagtgagactccatctcaaattaaaaaaaaaaaaaaaagattacaaaataatatgtgttcattttaggaaaaaatttaaggaaaatcaCCCCATGAACTCATCACCTAGAGATAACTTTGCTAGTGTATTTGGATATCTTGCTCATCTCttctgcatgtgtgcatgcatctatGGGCACATTTTAAAGCTGGAATCATAGTGTACATGCTTTATTGAAAGGAACTATTTGTGTAGTTTACTTCTTAGTAAtaacttttatatatgtatttttaatattacctGTAAGAAGTCATAGCCAAATATGAATGTTTAGAGCAATGATCGTCAAATAGTACAGACAAGCATCAGAATCATCCAGAGCAGGGGGTGGTAAGCTTTTTCTGTATAGGACCAGaccataaatattttaggctttttgggCCATGCAGTCGAAATTACTCATCTCCGCtcttgtagcatgaaagcagccatagatagtATATAAACAAATGATGTGACatggctagatttttttttttttttttggagacggagtctcactgtgtcacccaggctggagtgcaatggagggatcttggctcactgcaagctccgcctcccgggttcaagtgattctcctgcctcagcctctcaagtagctgggactaacaggcgcccgccaccacccccagctaattttttctatttttagtagagacggggtttcaccacgttagccaggatggtctcaatcttctgacctcgtgatccgcccgcctcggcctcccaaagtgctgggattacaagcgtgagccaccacgcccagcaacaTGGCTAGATTTGAtccatgggccatagtttgccaacccctggttTACAGAAAGGTTCTGTGACTGTTGAGTGCCAACTATGTGTTCTAAAAACTTGAAATACAtaagagaacaaaacaaaagattcCTCACAGGGCTCATATTCTAACTCCTCTATTAATATACAATAAACATATTAAGTCTGATTATGTAATATGTTAGAAAGTGATCACTAGAATGGGAAAAAGAACAATccagagccaggcgcagtggctcacacctagaatcccagtacttcgggaggtcgaagcgggcggatcaactaaggtcaggagtttgagaccagcctggccaacatggtgaaaccccgtttctactaaaaatacaaaaattagccaggcatggcgtgcaccagtaatctcagctactcaggaggctgaggcaggagaatcacctgaacctgagagggggaggctgcagtgagccaggattgcgccactgcactccagcctgggcgacagagcgagactccgtctcaaaaaataaataaataagtaaaaatacaaaaattagctggatgtggtggcaggtgcctgtaatcccagctactcaggaggctgaggcaagagaatctcttgaacccaggaggcggaggttgcagggagccgagattgcgccactgcactccagcctgggtgacagagctgggtgacagagactctgtctcagaagaaaaagaacTACTAGAGCAGAGTGAGGGTGGTGATGGGTTGCTCTTTAAACTAGGATGGTCAGTGTAGGCCACATCTAGAAGGTACGATTTGAGCAATGGCATGAAGGAGGTGAAAAGTTGGTCTTGTAGATATCTGAGGAGACAAGTTCCAGGTGCAGGGAACAGCCCATGCAAAAGCCCTAAGTTGGGAATGCGTCTGGTATGTTTCTGGAGGAACAAGATTAGTGTGGGCAGAATGGAGTGAGGAAGAAGAGGTCCACTGTTTGGGAGTTCGAggggaggttttttgttttgttttctttagagacagggttttgcactGTCaacaggctggactgcagtggcatgatcatagctcactgcagccttgaactcctgggctcaagtgatcatcacacctcagcctcctgagtagctggtactccTTAGGtgtgtactaccatgcctggctaatttttaaatttttttctagagacaaggtctcagttcACTGTTGATTTCCTCTGGAAGATTTCTGTGACTCTCTTGGAGCCTCTGGGCCAAAGTGCTTCTCCACTCTTTAGTAACCTGCCTTTTCTGAGGTAATAGTTTAAGGCTGTTTGGCATGGATGTGAAGTTCTTCTCCAGCCTAACCTCTAACAGCCTACAGTGTTCCACCATGTAACTCACTGTTTACTTGTCTAATTCCCTGTCAGTGGACTTTCAGATTGTTTCTAGGTTTCCATCACTATGACAGCACTGCAGTGAACACTCTTTGCTAAATTTCTGACTGAATCCAAGATTTTTCCTTAGAATAGATTCTTAAAAgtgggggccaggtgcggtggctcacacctataatcccagcaccctgggaggccgaggtggccggatcattgaggtcaggagtttgaaaccagcctggccaatgtggtgaaaccccgtctctactaaaaatacaaaaattatcaggtgtggggggcatgtgcctgtagttccagctacttgggaggctgacgcaggagaatcgcttgaacctgggaagcagaggttgcagtgggccaggatcacaccactgcactccagcctgggtgacagagcgagactccatctaagaaaacaaaaaaaaaaacaaagtaggaTTGCTGCGCCAGAGTGAAAACAGAATGTAAAGACTTGTGTATTTGTGAGACCCTTTTGAAGCATGCTATCTCCCCAGCTACACCCTATTCAGGTGccccttccctgcctcttcctgcTTTTCACACTGTGTGGCTCATGGTTCCAGGCTCAAGCACGGACATCAGTGAGGACTGGGAGAAAGACTTTGACTTGGACATGACTGAAGAGGAGGTGCAGATGGCACTTTCCAAAGTGGATGCCTCCGGGGAGGTGAGTGGGCCTGGTGGGTCAGAAGGAAGCGAGCCTAATGGTCCTGGGTGTGAGAGCTCTCCCCAGCCAGCCCAGCTGTCCCCTCAGGAGGGTCCCTGCTCCTGTCTGAGGTGACAGGTTGTGGGAAAGGAGCTGGAGCTTCCTGCTCAGACCCACAACAGTGGTCATCAGCAGGCTGCACTTTCCCTCAGTTCCAGGGTGGGTAGAGGGGAGAGTTCTTGACCTTAGCTCTGTATCAAAGTtgcctgagaaactgcttaagAAAACAGATacgctgagtgcggtggctcacacctgtaatcccaacactttgggaggccgaggtgggaggattgctggaggcgaggagttcaagaccagcctggccaatatagtgagaccccatttctatttttgaaaaaaaaaaagaaagaaagaaaacagacatcAAACCCTGCCTGACCTGTGCTGTGGTCCCCAGGTATGAGGCCTGAGTATATACTTGGCCTTGGAGACAAAAGACCAGTGTGATCaagggcaagttacttaacctgagCCCCTGGTTCCTCATCtaaaacatggaatggatcattaTAAGACCTGGCTTATAAGCTGTAATGAGGTGATCCATGTAGACACCTTAGGGCTATTGCCTGAGACATGGTGGCACTCAGGAGACATTAGTGATAAACCCCACAAAACCCATTCCAGTTATTAAGCTCAACGAGGCCTTAGTACTGTTATTCTTCACTACCTGTCAGAATCAAAAGTGGCTCATTTAGATTGAGAGGCTGGAACAGTCCAAAGCTCTCCCAGCTAATAAGTGACAGGACTGAGGCTGCAGCCCAGACATCTGATTCATGTCAGCGTTAGTTCCACTGTCACATAAGAACCACATGAGTCTTTCCATCATGTAACTCGGGAGCCTGTTAGAAAGAGGTGGACAGATTAGAGAGACATGTGAAGGGCCTCCTTTTTCATGATGGGAAACTGAAGCCTTGGGGGAGTATTTTACTTACTCAGGAGTATTTTGCACTTGTGACTACCTCACTATGCCCAGGACAGAGAAGGCCCATAGTGCCCTGTCAGGTCACAGGGGCTTGCTGGCTTTTTGTGTCTTTGCAGCCACCTTTAAAAACTGACGTGCAGTACACCTGAGCATTCTAGAACCTGCTATACCAGGGCTTAGCCAACAGCAGGCCAAGAGTAGGAACAAGGCAAGAAAAGGTTCTGTGGGGAGACTTGAGCTGGGAATCAGGGTGTTGGTGCCCCTAGTGAAGACCTAGTGGGCATCTGTAGGGCACTGCCACCTCTGCTTTTGACCACAGTGCCACTGAGGCAGTGGCCCCCATTCACCCAAAGACTAAGTAACTTGCCCTTGATTACACTGGTCTTTTGTGTCCAGGGCCAAGTATCTGCTTAGGCCTCCTAAGTTCTCTGCATCTCAGAGCCATGGCATTATCTGCTCAGCAGGAGGCAAGTTCTCCTTAAAGGACTGAGGCTGACTTGGTTCCTGTAGGCAGCCATCACCTTGTGGTGTCTGGTGTTGGTTGGGGGAAGTGTTTCCTTTAGGTCTGAAGTAATCAGAGCAGCAGGCCCACCCCTCAGGCAgagggcagctctgcccctcagACACATTCCTTAAGACTAGGGGTTCACTCTCAGTGGGACCTCAGAGTATGGCCTAGGGTAGGGGATGGGAGGTGGCTCTGCTCAGCGAGGGGAGGTTAGGTCTGGGCCTGACTCAGGAGTAACTATGTGATCTCCATTACCCCCTCCCATTTGCAGCTGGAAGATGTAGAGTGGGAGGACTGGGAGTAAGGGAGCCAGAGGGAGCAGCTCCCCCACCCATGGCATCACTCGCCTCCCTCACTCGTCTCAGCCCAGCCCTGGAAGACTGAGAATGTTCCCCCAAATCTCCTCTGCCAACCAGAGCTCTGGGCACAGATTCTGGTGGCTCCCTGCTGGCCCTCTGGGCCTCTGCTCACGCCTGGGAAGGGGCTCTCTAAATCCCGGCCAGAAACTCTGACTTGTGCCAACAATAGGATGACCCAAGGGAGACGAAACCTATCCCCCTCACCAGAAGAGCCTGTGTTTTTCTGCTGAACACCCACTGTTCCTGAGGACTCCTGCTAGGAAGTCCCAAGGGATAGTTCTAGCCCTTCTGCCTGTGTAGACAGAAGCTAAACCACCAGTCTCTCGGAGGAAGCTGAGACAACATATTCTGTCCATACATAAGCAGGCAGGGAGGGCCATGTCACCTACCCTTGGCTAAACAGGGACAGCGAACACATTTTGGTTCCTATGCCAGTGGGTAAGAAGCACTTATCTCTGGGAAATATGCCTCTCTTGGGAATCTCCCCCTCCCAGGCATTTTCCATTCCTGGAAAGGCTCCTTTGGGGTTCAGAATCCAGAGACCAAACCCTGACccacctccttcctttcctccagcCCACGCTGGTCTGTCCCCATGCCTTCCCAGGGCTTCTTCATGTCAGATGCACCCAAGTCCTTAGCCCAGCTGTGCCACCTGCAGGAGTTCGCTCTTGCGTTTCTTCCCCTCCCCAAGAAGGGAGGGGGCCACTTCAGGCCCTTCTGTGTGTTGCCTGGCAGGATACCTTGTCCAACCAGCTACCCACCTCAACTCCCCTGTAGCTTAGGACACAAAACAGCTACCAGCGGTACAGAGCGGTGATCAAAGCCGAGTACTTACAACTCTGGTAAGCCTAGCTTCTCCACCTCAGCCCTTCTGCTTCTGGAAGGGCTATCCTGAGGGTGAACTTGAAACTCTCATCAGGCTTCTGCAAAAGCTCTTCTTCCTGAAGACAGACCCAGCCTTTGTGCTGTCACCCTCCACTCTGGTAAAGCTGCACCTCTGGGGGAATGAGGGGCTGCAGGAATCTCTGGAGAGCCTGGTGCTTCACGATGCTGCTCTGGTGATTCTTGTACCTAATCTGGTGTGCTCACCAATGAGTGAAAGGGATCGTGGGTCAGGGACACCGAGAGAGTGAGGTCACTTCTATTTCAAACCTTCAGTGAGGGGGTGGGATGGAGAGAatgctgaatcttttttttttgacgggatggggtttttctctttgtaattatttctttagtttaattaaccTTTTGGTTGTTtgtgcaatatatatattttaaattataatgcaTCTCCCCAGAGTATTTTGTagctgggaaaagaaaaaaggaaaaaaagaaaaaaagattctaacAGCTGttagttttataattaaaaaagaaagaaaaaagaactttgtCCTGAACCTTTTACAGACTTGCCGTTAACAGCATTAAAGTGATTCAACCGAAGCTGGAAGGTGTCTGGGGGTCTGTTTTCGTCCCCTTGGCAGCCGCACTGGGCCAGGGCAGGACTGGCTTCCCACTTGGAGCCAGAGACAGGGTAGGGGGATAGCCTGGGTCCAGAGGACGTCCCTTGTCCTCATCCTAGATTCAGCTTTGCCTTTGGGATGAGAAAGGGTCAGGGCTCCCAACAGCCCTCTCACTGGGACAAGGAGTTGGGAGGCCATCTCTGCACTCCCAACGCCTCTGCTTTCCTTTGGAAAGGAAGTTGCAACAACAATGGCTTCAGTTGCTCTTGgtcatttttctcctctcttccccttGTTTGTATATGATTCTTGGGTCTATTTTAATTAACTTTAGTGTGAAAATCACttgtcaggccaggcacagtggctcacgcctgtaatcccaacattttgggaggccaaggtgggtggatcacttaaggtcaggagttccaacatggtgaaaccccatctctactaaaaacacagaaatagccaggcatggtggtaggtgcctgtaatcccagctactggggaggctgaggcaggagaatcgcttgaacc
This window contains:
- the BSDC1 gene encoding BSD domain-containing protein 1 isoform X2 yields the protein MAEGEDVGWWRSWLQQSYQAVKEKSSEALEFMKRDLTEFTQVVQHDTACTIAATASVVKEKLVTEGSSGATEKMKKGLSDFLGVISDTFAPSPDKTIDCDVITLMGTPSGTAEPYDGTKARLYSLQSDPATYCNEPDGPPELFDAWLSQFCLEEKKGEISELLVGSPSIRALYTKMVPAAVSHSEFWHRYFYKVHQLEQEQARRDALKQRAEQSISEEPGWEEEEEELMGISPTSPKEAKVPVAKTSTFPEGGPGPQSPCEENLVTSVEPPAEVTPSESSESISLVTQIANPATAPEARVLPKDLSQKLLEASLEEQGLAVDVGETGPPPPIHSKPLTPAGHPSGPEPRPPARVETLREEAPTDLRVFELNSDSGKSTPSNNGKKGSSTDISEDWEKDFDLDMTEEEVQMALSKVDASGEVSGPGGSEGSEPNGPGCESSPQPAQLSPQEGPCSCLR